The DNA sequence TTGGCGAACTTGTCTAGCATCTTACCGGTTGCACGGAAGTGGCCGATGTTGGTCATACAAGAACCAACGAACACCTCGTCGATCTGGGTGTCTTTCACCTGAGACAGGAGCACGGCATCATCTGGATCGTTTGGTGCACACAGGATAGGCTCTTTGATCTCGTTCAGATCGATCTCGATCACTTCGGCGTATTCTGCATCAGCATCGGCAGCCATCAGCTCTGGGTTAGCCAACCACTCTTCCATCGCGGCGATACGACGCTCGATAGTGCGACGGTCACCGTAACCTTCGGCGATCATCCACTTCAACATCACTATGTTAGAGTTGAGGTATTCGATGATAGGCTCTTTGTCCAGCTTGATAGTACAACCGGCAGCACTGCGCTCGGCAGAGGCATCAGACAGTTCGAATGCCTGCTCAACCTTCAGCTTCTCCAGACCTTCGATCTCCAGGATACGACCAGAGAAGGCGTTGATCTTGCCTTTCTTCTCAACAGTCAGCAGACCCATTTCGATCGCCTTATGCGGAATCGCATGTACCAGGTCACGTAGTGTGATACCAGGCTGCATTTCGCCCTTGAAGCGAACCAAGATAGACTCAGGCATATCCAGTGGCATCACACCGGTCGCAGCGGCGAAAGCCACCAGACCAGAACCCGCTGGGAAAGAGATACCGATTGGGAAACGAGTATGCGAGTCACCACCCGTACCTACGGTATCAGGCAGCAGCATACGGTTTAACCAAGAGTGGATAACACCGTCACCAGGACGCAGCGATACACCGCCACGGTTCATGATGAAGTCAGGTAGCGTATGATGAGTGTTCACGTCAACTGGCTTAGGATAAGCGGCAGTGTGACAGAATGACTGCATGGTCAGGTCGGCGCTGAAGCCAAGACATGCCAAGTCTTTCAACTCGTCACGTGTCATAGGACCTGTGGTGTCTTGTGAACCCACAGAAGTCATCTTAGGCTCGCAGTATTGGCCAGGACGCACACCGGCTACGCCGCATGCCTTACCCACCATCTTCTGTGCCAAGGTGTAACCCTTACCAGAATCGGCCACATCTTGTGGACGTACGAACACGTCAGAGGCTGGTAGACCTAGGGTCTCACGAGCGCGATCAGTCAGACCACGACCGATGATCAGCGGAATACGGCCACCGGCACGTACTTCGTCAAGCAGCACGTCAGTCTTGAGCTTGAACTCAGAGATCACTTCGTCGCTGCCGTGTAGCTTAACCACGCCTTCGTATGGGTAGATGTCGATCACATCGCCCATGTTCATCTTGCTTACGTCTAGCTCGATTGGCAGTGCACCGGCATCTTCCATGGTGTTGAAGAAGATAGGCGCGATCTTGCCACCTAGACAGAAACCACCGGCACGCTTGTTAGGTACGAATGGGATATCGTCGCCCATGAACCAAAGTACAGAGTTGGTCGCAGACTTACGTGAAGAACCTGTACCCACAACGTCGCCTACATAAACCAGTGGATGACCCTTCTGTTTCAGGGCTTCGATCTCATTAATTGGGCCTTTCACGCCCGCTTCGTCAGGTACTATGCCGTCGCGCGCGTTTTTCAGCATCGCCAGGGCGTGCAGTGGGATATCTGGACGAGACCAGGCATCAGGAGCTGGTGACAGATCGTCTGTGTTGGTTTCACCTGTCACCTTGAATACGGTCAGGGTAACCTTGTCGGCCAGCTTAGGACGGCTGAGGAACCACTCGGCGTTCGCCCAAGACTCAACCACTTGCTTAGCGTGAGCGTTGCCCGCTTGCATCTTCTCAACCACATCGTGGTAGGCATCGAACATCAGCAGGGTGTTTGACAGTGCCTTAACCGCCAATGGTGCCTGAACGTCATTGTCGAGTTGCGCGATCAGCGGCTCGATGTTGTAACCGCCCTGCATGGTACCCAGTAGCTCAACGGCGCGCGCCGCAGACAGGATAGGAGATGTTGCCTCACCTTTGGCAACCGCGTCGAGGAAACCGGCTTTCACATAGGCCGCTTCGTCAACACCTGGTGGAATTCTGTTTTCCAGCAGGTCGAGGATGAACTCCTCTTCACCCGCAGGTGGATTCTTAACTAATTCGATTAATTCGGCCACTTGATGGGCATCTAGTGGCTTAGGGACTACGCCCTCTGCAGCACGTTCTGCGACGTGTTTACGATATGCTTCTAGCACGGCAACATTCCTCTTTGTTTGGCGTTCTAACAGCGAAACTGCACGTCTTCAATTCTGAAGCTCACAGTCAAGCAGGCTCAACCCGTATTTCCGGCCGCATTATACTACAGCTTTGCAAAAGTATGAATCAGATCACACTCTTAGAAGTGAGAAATTACCGGGATTTCCTAGGGTGCCCAGCAAATTAGCGCAGCCCTGAAACAAATGAAATTAGACAATAGTTTGAATAACAAGTTAAGTATTTGAAATGTAATAAATTTCAAAGGCAACACAAATTCATTCCAAACGCATAAACCCGGCTCTCTCCTGAGAAAAAATTGCGCAAAAAATTTGCCTGGAGGCTCGTAAATACCCGAAGAATCCGCATAATATTCCACTTTCTCAATTAATATGAAGCAGCAAGAGCCATAACCATGAGCCAAATAAATTTAGCGGCGGTCATCTTCGATATGGATGGCGTGCTTATCGATTCCGAGCCGAGTTGGCAGGCCGCCGAATACAAGGTGCTGAGCCAGCTGGGGCTACCCATCAGCCTCAGCGATACCGAGCAGACCACAGGGCTGCGCATCGACCAGGTAGTCGAGTACTGGTATCGACGCCACCCTTGGAAAGGCTATGACAATGCGGCGACCGCCGAGGCGATAGTCACGCAAGTGGCCGGAGAGATCCTGAGTCACGGCGAGGTGATGTCCGGCGTTAAGGAGGCGCTCGAGGCTTGCAAACAGAGGGGACTCAAGCTTGGCCTGGCCACCTCATCGCCGACGCTTTTGATCGATGCCGTGATGCAGAAGCTGGCAATCAGAGAGCTGTTCGACGCCATCGTGAGCGCCGAGGCGCTGGCCCTTGGCAAACCCCACCCAGAGGTGTACCTCAACTGCGCCAAGGCCCTAGGCGTGACGCCTTCGCAATGCCTGGCGGTAGAAGACTCCTTCAACGGCCTGATCGCCGCGAGGGCCGCCAACATGCACACTGTGGTGATCCCGGCGCCCCATGAGGCGAGCCAGGCCAGATGGGCCGCCGCCCACCAGCAGCTCACCAGCCTCAAGGAGTTTGCCGACTACCTGGCACAATGCGCCGCTAAATAGCTGTAAATAGAGGGATTCAGACAATAAAAAGCCCATCCTAGGATGGGCTTTCGTTTGTTTAGATTGTACTTTTGTTAAAATCTGGGATTACCAGATCTTCACGCGATCTTCTTCGCTCAGGTACATCTTGTCGCCGGCCTTAACATCGAACGCCTCGTAGAAGGCTGGGATGTTACGCGGCGTACCCATGGCACGGAAGTGGCTTGGTGAGTGCGGATCGGTCAGTAGACGACGTCCCAGCTCTTCGTCGCGATAGTTACGACGCCATACCTGTGACCAGCCGATGAACAGACGCTGCTCGCCGGTCAGGCCATCGATCACTGGCGCTTCTTTACCGTTTAGGCTCAGCTGATAAGAGCGCGCTGCCACGGTCAGACCACCCAGGTCACCGATGTTCTCACCCAGTGTGAGGTCGCCATTAACAAACTTACCTGGCAGGGCTTCATAGCCAGAGTATTGAGCGCTGAGCTGAGCACCGCGCTTCTTGAACTCTTCTCTGTCTTTGTCAGACCACCAGTCTCTCAGGTTGCCGTCACCGTCATACTTGGCGCCCTGGTCATCGAAACCATGGCTGATCTCGTGGCCGATCACAGCGCCGATGCCACCATAGTTGATCGCATCGTCGGCATCCATGTTGAAGAACGGCGGCTGCAGAATCGCGGCCGGGAAGACGATCTCATTCATCACAGGACTGTAGTAAGCGTTAACCGTCTGCGGCGTCATGTGCCACTCGGTGCGATCGATTGGCTTACCTAGCTTGTCCAGCATGGTCTTGTATTCGAAGTGAGCGTAACGCAGATAGTTACCCACGAGATCATCGGCCTTGATACTCAGATCTGTGTAGTCTTTCCACTTGTCTGGGTAGCCGATCTTGTAGTTGAACTTAGACAGCTTCTCTTGCGCCGCCACCTTAGTCTCAGGTGTCATCCACTCGAGCTCGTTGATGCTGACCTCAAAGCCCTTGATCAGGTTATGGATCATCTTCTCCATGCGCGCCTTGGCTTCTGGCTTAAAGTGACGCTTAACGTACTCTTGACCCACCAGCTCACCGATCACCTGATCCGCAGCATCTACCGCTTTTTTCCAGCGCGGCTTCTGCTCTTCGATGCCCATCAGCGTCTTGCTGTGGAAGGCAAAGTGCAGATCGACCATCTGCTTGTTCAGCAGCTCGGCGGAGCTGTCCACCAGGTGGAACATCAAGTAGTCTTGCCACTGCTCGACGCTGAACTGGTTAAATTGCTTGCCAAACTTCTCGAAGAAAGAGGGCTGACGCACGATCACCTCGGTAACCTTGTTCATGTCGGCGCCGTTAGCAAACTGTGAATAATCGAAGTTGCTGACTGTCTTCTGCAGACCAGCGATATCCATCTTGTTGTAGCTCTTGTTGGCGTCACGTGACTCGGTGCGCGTCCACTGGCTCTCGGCCAGGAAGCGCTCGATCTCGGCCACGTTGTTCGCGGCGCGCTCGGCATTCGCGTAACCGGCAGCAGCCAACAGATCCGTCACATAGCTCTGCAGCGCGGCGCGGTTAGCCACGAACTTAGCATCGTCTTTCAGGTAGTAGTCGCGATCCGGCAGGGTCAAACCAGACTGGTAGAAGTAGACGCCATACTGGGTCGACTTCTTGGCATCGTTGTTCACATAGAAGCCCAGTGGCATCTGCACGCCAGAGACCAGCAGCTTACCCATCTGGTTGGCAACGTCTTGATGGCTCTTGAGGCCGGCGATCTCAGCCATAGGCGCCTTAATCGGCGTCACACCCAGCTGCTCGACCAGGTCGGTATTCATGTAACTGGCGTAGAAGTCACCCACCTTCTGCTCGTTAGAGCCTTCGGCCTTATTTGGCATGGCGGCCACTTCGTCGATGATCTCTTTCAGGGCATTCTGGCTCTGCTCATACAGCACAGAGAAGGCGCCGTAGTTAGACTTGTCGGCAGGGATCGGCGTGTTCGCCAACCAGTGACCGTTAACGCTGTAATAGAAATCGTCCTGATGACGCACCTGAGTGTCGAAGTTTTCCTTCTCAACGCCCGACACCTTTGTCGCTTGTACACTCTCTACCTGAGTGGTGTCATGGCTACCACAGGCGCCTAGGCCCAAGCCCAACGCCACGGCTAATGCCAAATGACTGACTTTTTTCATCTCGAATTCCCCGGTTTTTACGCTTTATTGTTTATCTTCAGGTTGGTTAAACCATTGCGAATGACACACTAACACCCCAGCCTGCTCGACTGTAGGGCGATTTTGTAACTTTGTATGACGCCTTAACCTGCCTACCAGTTTTTACCCAGGAAGAGGAAGACGGTATTTTCGCCATCATCTGTCCAGCCATAACCAATAGCCGCCGGTCCTATGGCGGTATCTGTCCCCAGATAGAGGCTGCCACCATAGATGAGATCATTCAGGCTGACGCTGTCGCGGATCGACCAGACGTTACCCGCCTCGAGACTGGCCCCCAGATAGAGGGGATAGTCAGTCATGCCCAGCACGTCCCGGCCCAAATCGTATTGATAGATAAAGGCGCCGAACACCTTATGGGGCCCGACCAAGGCATTTCTGTGGTAGCCCGACAGGTTGAGGAAGCCGCCTAATTCTGAGACGTTGACGCTGAAGCCACGCTCCTTATCTACTGTCGCCAGCGAGGCCTTACCCACGAAGGCATGATTGCCGACACTCAGGGCGCCGCGCCAATCGGCCGTGATCTGGAATGAGGTATCGGACGGATCTTCCCCAAAAATTTCGGGCGAGTGCTCACGGCGATAGTACATGTTGACCGTGACGCGGTTACCCGAAGTCGGGAAGCTAATGCTGTCCAGGTCATCGAAGCCAAATTTCAGATAGGCGCCGTAGGAGCTAAAATCGGCACGGCCATCTAGAATGGCATTCTCTAGGTAGCCGGTGTCGCCCACCAGACCCAGTTCCACCAGCCCTTCCTTGACGTAGTTGAAGCCAATGCCCATCTCCGCGTGATACTTGACCTGATTGAGCTCCAAGAAAAAGTTGTTGCCCTCATACAGGGTCCAGTCTTTCTTCTCATAGCCCACCTCGGCGCGAGTGAAATAGTTCTGGTCGGAATCCAGCGGCACATACAGCTCAGAGGAGAGCAGCTTCTCGTAGCCCAGACGCAGCTCGTTGCGCCACTCGCCGCCATAGGCGGTGATATCTGTCATGGTATAGGCCAGATCCAGCGCAACCGCCGTATGCAAGGCAAGATCGTCTTCCCAGCTGAAGCCGAGCTGGAAATAGTTAGGCCCCCAGGACTTGGCCCGGGTCTGCAATATCAGTATCCGCCCCTCTTCGGTATCGACAAACTCGGCATTGACCCGCTCGAATTTATCCAAGGCGTAGACACTGTTGATCCCCTTCTCCAGCTTCGCCTTATCGACCACCTCACCCGGCTCTATGCCCAGGGTCTCTGCCAGCAGCTTCTCGCTCACCTTAGAGTTGTTGTCGAAACGTATGGCAACCACGGGGCGCGACAGGTTGTAGAGCCAGCCGATACTGGCTGCATCCTTGTGGGCCTGGTAGGCGGTGTATTGCTCGGGAGTCACGGCCAGTTGCTTGAGTCTGCCCAGCTGCTCAGTGACGGCCACCTCGCCCAAGCGATAGGCCTCGGGCATGATGGCAAAGTCTGTGGTGCTGAGCTCGCCCACCTCGGGGCGGATCAAAATATCTTGCTCCGTCAGCAGCTGTTTCTGCCGCTCGGTACTGGCATTGGTCAGCATGGTCGACAGCTGATTGAGTACCGCCACCGTGCTCTCCAGCTGATCCCGCTTCACCAATGAGGAGCCGATATCCACGGCGATGACGATGTCGGCGCCCATGGCCTTGACCACATCCACAGGCATGTTGTTGGCGATACCGCCATCGACAATAATGCGTCCCTTATACTGGGCCGCCTGCAGCGCGCCAGGAACCGTAGCCGAGGCCTGCATGGCATCCACCAGGCTGCCGCTGTCGATCACCACGGCGCCGCTGGTCTCAAGATCGGTCGCCACGGCGCGATAGGGAATCGGCAGTTCATCGAAGTGTTCGAACTTGTGTACCAGATCCGTGGAGTGTTGCAGCAAGATAGACATAGACTGGCCGCGCAGCAGACCGTTAGGCACCTTCACCTCTTTGTCGCTGTAGCCGATATTGATAGGGATATTGAACCTGTCCCGCTGCTGCTTGCCGCGATAGCTGAGGGCGGCGCGGGGAATGGTATCCGAATAGCCGGCGTTCCAGTTGGAACCCATCATGATCTCTTCAATCTCTTCGGCGCTATAGCCCAGAGCATACATGCCGCCCACATAGGCGCCTATGCTGGTCCCGGCAATGTAGTCGACGGGAATATGCTCCGCCTCCAGTGCCTTAAGCACGGCGATATGGGCCGCCCCCTTGGCACCGCCACCGCTAAGCGCCAGACCTATCTTGGGGCGTTCTTCGCTCAGGGCTGGGGCTGAGAGGCTCGCCAGCAGCAAAGAGAATAGAAAAGGTTTCATCATCGGCGGTGCTTCTTCCTTTGAAAAGAGGGACAAGATATTCTAGCAAACCTTTTAAAAAACAAGAAAGTTTGCACTATCACGCGATGAAAATGCCGCTACTGAGACTTAATGTAGAGGTATTTCTCAAACTCATCTATGGTCATCGGCTTGGCAAAATAGTAGCCCTGAATGATGTAACAACCACGGCTAAAGACCTGCTCTAACTGCTCCTGGGTCTCCACCCCTTCAGCCACCACCTTGAGCTTAAGGTTACGGGCCAGCTCTATGATACTGCTGGCGATCGCCTGATCCGCCTCGTTAGTGGCGATATCGATCAGGAAGGAGCGGTCGATCTTCAGCGTGCTGACATCGAAGCTGCGCAGATAGGCGAGCGACGAGTAGCCGGTACCGAAATCGTCGATCGCGACCTCTATGCCGATCTCCCG is a window from the Shewanella loihica PV-4 genome containing:
- the acnB gene encoding bifunctional aconitate hydratase 2/2-methylisocitrate dehydratase, with amino-acid sequence MLEAYRKHVAERAAEGVVPKPLDAHQVAELIELVKNPPAGEEEFILDLLENRIPPGVDEAAYVKAGFLDAVAKGEATSPILSAARAVELLGTMQGGYNIEPLIAQLDNDVQAPLAVKALSNTLLMFDAYHDVVEKMQAGNAHAKQVVESWANAEWFLSRPKLADKVTLTVFKVTGETNTDDLSPAPDAWSRPDIPLHALAMLKNARDGIVPDEAGVKGPINEIEALKQKGHPLVYVGDVVGTGSSRKSATNSVLWFMGDDIPFVPNKRAGGFCLGGKIAPIFFNTMEDAGALPIELDVSKMNMGDVIDIYPYEGVVKLHGSDEVISEFKLKTDVLLDEVRAGGRIPLIIGRGLTDRARETLGLPASDVFVRPQDVADSGKGYTLAQKMVGKACGVAGVRPGQYCEPKMTSVGSQDTTGPMTRDELKDLACLGFSADLTMQSFCHTAAYPKPVDVNTHHTLPDFIMNRGGVSLRPGDGVIHSWLNRMLLPDTVGTGGDSHTRFPIGISFPAGSGLVAFAAATGVMPLDMPESILVRFKGEMQPGITLRDLVHAIPHKAIEMGLLTVEKKGKINAFSGRILEIEGLEKLKVEQAFELSDASAERSAAGCTIKLDKEPIIEYLNSNIVMLKWMIAEGYGDRRTIERRIAAMEEWLANPELMAADADAEYAEVIEIDLNEIKEPILCAPNDPDDAVLLSQVKDTQIDEVFVGSCMTNIGHFRATGKMLDKFAKTLPTRLWIAPPTKMDRDQLTEEGYYAIFGRVGARIEIPGCSLCMGNQARVAEGATVVSTSTRNFPNRLGTGANVYLASAELAAVAALLGRLPSVEEYQEYAKEIDATAADTYRYLNFDQIDSYTQKAGEVIFQSAV
- the hxpB gene encoding hexitol phosphatase HxpB; this encodes MSQINLAAVIFDMDGVLIDSEPSWQAAEYKVLSQLGLPISLSDTEQTTGLRIDQVVEYWYRRHPWKGYDNAATAEAIVTQVAGEILSHGEVMSGVKEALEACKQRGLKLGLATSSPTLLIDAVMQKLAIRELFDAIVSAEALALGKPHPEVYLNCAKALGVTPSQCLAVEDSFNGLIAARAANMHTVVIPAPHEASQARWAAAHQQLTSLKEFADYLAQCAAK
- a CDS encoding M13 family metallopeptidase, yielding MKKVSHLALAVALGLGLGACGSHDTTQVESVQATKVSGVEKENFDTQVRHQDDFYYSVNGHWLANTPIPADKSNYGAFSVLYEQSQNALKEIIDEVAAMPNKAEGSNEQKVGDFYASYMNTDLVEQLGVTPIKAPMAEIAGLKSHQDVANQMGKLLVSGVQMPLGFYVNNDAKKSTQYGVYFYQSGLTLPDRDYYLKDDAKFVANRAALQSYVTDLLAAAGYANAERAANNVAEIERFLAESQWTRTESRDANKSYNKMDIAGLQKTVSNFDYSQFANGADMNKVTEVIVRQPSFFEKFGKQFNQFSVEQWQDYLMFHLVDSSAELLNKQMVDLHFAFHSKTLMGIEEQKPRWKKAVDAADQVIGELVGQEYVKRHFKPEAKARMEKMIHNLIKGFEVSINELEWMTPETKVAAQEKLSKFNYKIGYPDKWKDYTDLSIKADDLVGNYLRYAHFEYKTMLDKLGKPIDRTEWHMTPQTVNAYYSPVMNEIVFPAAILQPPFFNMDADDAINYGGIGAVIGHEISHGFDDQGAKYDGDGNLRDWWSDKDREEFKKRGAQLSAQYSGYEALPGKFVNGDLTLGENIGDLGGLTVAARSYQLSLNGKEAPVIDGLTGEQRLFIGWSQVWRRNYRDEELGRRLLTDPHSPSHFRAMGTPRNIPAFYEAFDVKAGDKMYLSEEDRVKIW
- a CDS encoding patatin-like phospholipase family protein, yielding MMKPFLFSLLLASLSAPALSEERPKIGLALSGGGAKGAAHIAVLKALEAEHIPVDYIAGTSIGAYVGGMYALGYSAEEIEEIMMGSNWNAGYSDTIPRAALSYRGKQQRDRFNIPINIGYSDKEVKVPNGLLRGQSMSILLQHSTDLVHKFEHFDELPIPYRAVATDLETSGAVVIDSGSLVDAMQASATVPGALQAAQYKGRIIVDGGIANNMPVDVVKAMGADIVIAVDIGSSLVKRDQLESTVAVLNQLSTMLTNASTERQKQLLTEQDILIRPEVGELSTTDFAIMPEAYRLGEVAVTEQLGRLKQLAVTPEQYTAYQAHKDAASIGWLYNLSRPVVAIRFDNNSKVSEKLLAETLGIEPGEVVDKAKLEKGINSVYALDKFERVNAEFVDTEEGRILILQTRAKSWGPNYFQLGFSWEDDLALHTAVALDLAYTMTDITAYGGEWRNELRLGYEKLLSSELYVPLDSDQNYFTRAEVGYEKKDWTLYEGNNFFLELNQVKYHAEMGIGFNYVKEGLVELGLVGDTGYLENAILDGRADFSSYGAYLKFGFDDLDSISFPTSGNRVTVNMYYRREHSPEIFGEDPSDTSFQITADWRGALSVGNHAFVGKASLATVDKERGFSVNVSELGGFLNLSGYHRNALVGPHKVFGAFIYQYDLGRDVLGMTDYPLYLGASLEAGNVWSIRDSVSLNDLIYGGSLYLGTDTAIGPAAIGYGWTDDGENTVFLFLGKNW